The DNA region GCCCAATCCTTGTCCTCGGGCTGAGCGCTCAGGGAGGTGACCCGGACTTCAGTTTGCTCCTGCTCAACACCATCCCCATAACGAGTGCTCGGGGATGGGGATGGTCCCCCCTCCTGCAGGTGTCCCCCCTGGTGGGGATGGAGCGGGGACCGCAGCCTCCTGCGCTCAGCGGagagccagggatggggagcacgGGGGAAGTACCGCTTGCTTGTTCCGCTGCTGGAAAGGGGCGAGAaaagcttgcttgcttttgtgtttttagTGGAATGAATTATTCACCTCTGTCGGTGCTCAGCCCGTGCAGCTCTACAGTGGGAGAAGGGTTCTTTCCTATTgctttcttcaggtttttgttgctttttctggttttcagaggAGAGCAGAGGCCACAGCGTGAAAGCAGGAATTCCTCCGCTGTTTTAAACCAAATTTGAGTGCCACAAGGAAATAAAGGGTGAACTTACATCCCACTGCTGTTCAGTGGAGCCAAGCTCCAAGACGTCCATGAGTTTTGGTGCCAGTAAATTATTTCTGATGATAAAAAGCCTAAACCCACACCCTAGCATCCTGCTAGGCTGCTCCTTCCTGCTCGGAAGGCATCtggctaagaaaaaaaaaaaaaaaaaccccaagccatTTCCCAATAATCAGCAGTTCACAGAAGGGAAGAGCTCAGCAGAGGcgtaaaaaagaaaggatgagtAAGAGCAGTAAGATGGGACTCTGCTCCTTTTCTCACCACACACATGCAAGGAACTCCGGCTTAGCCGAAACACAGTGGTGGTTCCTACCGGAGGCAGCCAGCTCCCGGACCGAGCGCTTGGCCAGGTGATGGAGGGGGGGGAGACATTGCCCTGGGGTGTGTTGCGGAGCAGCAAGCCGCCCTGGCACAAACCCCACCCAAAGAGCCGGTGGTCAGGAAGGAGGTCTCCAGTCGATGGGCTCCGCCAGCTCGgccccccaggcagggcagcaggatggTCCCCAACCCTCCCCTTGCCACGGATGCGGTGCCCCGCACTTGGGCGCAGGCTGTGCCAGCATGGAGAAGACCATTGACCATAAGCTCGTCCAGGAAAGCCATAAAACCCCAATATCACCCATGGGGCACTACCACAGCAGCATGCCCCAGCCTGGGCTAGCACCAGCcaggagaaatgggaaaaattatttaacaagCAAAAccatcaggaaaagaaatccttccAGAGAGCACCTGCGGGCACAAAAAACATCCAGGCAGTCACAGAAAAACCTCCTTTAACCAAAAATAATGGTCCTAAATGCCTTTACTTTCCCCATCAGCTCAGGCTGAAGCCTCCTGGCTTGAAAGATGACTGAGGCACAGCACTGGGCTCCCTATTAATTCGTCACAGGAGGTTTTATGATAATGCTGGTGCTCAGCGGGTGTCCTGGATTTTGTCAGAGGCAGAAGAGCCCCAAGACTCCATACaggagcaaatatttttaaggtgGGGAGATTTCTGCACAAATATCCATTGGTCCTAAAACCATCAGCCACCCAGCAGGAATTACCCCAAGCTGCTCATTGGACCTGGGAGCTGGAACGACTTGTGCTCATTGCTGATTTTTGAAACAAGCCAGCGAGATCCCTGGTGACCCTTTGATGAATCCAGCCTTAGGAGTCTGCTTAAAGGTGACTCTGGAAAGTGATGCCTCTTGGGTTTTACAGAGGGTAGAGCCTGGTTCTGCCCTTTCTTGGGCTGGTTTGCTGGAGCTGGtaggagcagcagcatcccaagGCTGCGGTGGCCCCGAgacctgtccccatccctcttTGCAGGCTGAGGGACCATCTCCATCACTCACAAGacacctcctcccaccccagtgGGCCCACGTCCCACCATCCAGAGCTGGCTCCTCCCATGGGGGACAACTGCGGAAGGGCTCCCACCCCCAGTTGgggggtgttgtggtttagccccagtcagcaaccaagcaccacacagccacccGCTCACCCTCCTTCCCGGTGGGATCAGGGAGAGAGTCGGTGTCccggttttggctgggacagagttagttttcttcctagtagctggcatagtgctgtgttttggatttagtatgagaataatgctgataacacactgatgtctgAGTTGTTGCTgggtagtgcttacaccagtcaaggactttccagcttcccatgctctgctgggtgtgcaaggaactgggagggggcacagctagGACAGCCaacccaaactggcccaagggctattccataccatatggcatcatgctcagtacagaaaccGGGGgagagttggccggggagcagcgatcgcagctcggggactggctgggtatcagttggtgggtggtgagcaattgcattgtgcatcacttgcttcgtacattattattattatggtattattattactactactattttactttatttcatttattaaaccattcttatctcaacccaggagttttctcactcttactgttccgattctctcccccatcccacagggcagggagagcgTACTGGCACAACAGACACTggttagaatcacagaatcatagaatcgtttaggttggacaagacttttaagatcagccagtccaactgttaccaagtccaccactaaaccagttaaggggataggaataattaatttcatgtttcctggcttggtggctggattattttttaatgaaagtaaaaactgggaatcactgaggttggaaaggatcactaagatcatcagtccaaccgtcaacccaacacccccatgcccactaaaccatggcccaaagtgccatgttTACAcgttttttctttgtaatgttTCCCTTGAGCAACTGCATCTTTCTGCATCCAGCTGGTTTGGGGGCCTCATCCAGGCACTGGTCCCATGGCAGGTGGTGACGAGACGAGATGtcaacagcagaggaagaagaggagaaggaggtgtcccagggccaccagcacgCTGGTGGTGGCACaggatgcagcagcagaggactcacctggaagcagagggagacctggggtttggggagggctgtgggctgcccagccctggtAGGGGACCCCCGACCCCTTCGCCAGGTGGGCTCCTGCCACCCACCAACCCACAGAGCAGGGGGAAAAGGGACCCACCACTCCTGACCCATGGACCACCTCCAGCCTTGCTGGACCCGCTGACCTCAGGGTCACCACCGCTGCTCTGGGGACCCTTCAAAGCCAAGGCCACCTTGTAGCCCATCCCTCCCAAGTTTTGCCATCTCATGCGTGCACTGCAGGCAGTACCTGTCCAGGAGCAGGGTTGCTTGTAGAGCAGCAAGGCGCTGTTGGAGGAGACAGGGTTGCTGACTTTGCACGTGTAGGTTCCTGTCAAGGGGCTGGAGACAGACAGCTCAGAGGCATGCACATGCTCCAGCAGGAGCTTTTGGGGGCTGATCCACTCGTAGGTCACATCTTCGACCTCCACTGAGCACTTCAGGATGGTTTTGCACCCTTGCAGGTCTTTCTTGACCACTTTGGCGCTCACAGTGGGCTTCGGGACCAGATCTGCAAGAGGCAGCAGGATGTCACAGCACCCCCGTCCCCCCGCAGGGCACTGGGACAAGCCTCCCGTCCTCTCAGCTCACCGTACACCTTCAGGAGGATGTTTTCAATGTGTTCATTGCCCTTCTCATCCTCCAGGTACACGTAGTACCTGCCGCTGTCGCTTTTCTGCAAGTTGCTGATTTTTAAGGTGTTGTTGGAGAAGAGCTCCAGGCGTCCCTTGTAGATGTTGCTGGGGTACTCGACATGCTGCCCGCCCTCCCGGATGGCAATCTTGGTCAAGTCGTTGTGCCGCCAGTGCATTCGGGGGTAGGACGTCTGGTTTTGCACGCTGGGACTGAGATACACCACACCATGAACAGTCCCATTCACCGTCGATGATGGACTCTGTTGTGCCCAGGCTGCTGAGAAAGCAGAGACCAGTGCTGCTTGGCCAGGCAGGCCCACAGCCACCCCGCCCCAGGACTCGTCCCCACTTGGGGACCTCGATTCCTCCCAGACACGTGGAAAATGCAAATAACTCACTAATTGCTCACTAATTCCTAGCGCCTTTGCGCTCTCTTGGCCTTAGAGGCATGTTGCAGGGACAAGCCCTAGAGCTGGTGGCGGGATTTCCACCTCCCCACTCTGAGCACAAGACCACACAGATCCCCCAGAAAAGAACTTTGGCTTTAATTTTGGGGgtcttcttccccctccaggCTCACCTGGAGCAGCCCCTCACCCCCAGCTTGGTGGCAGTCATGCCGGGAGCTCCCACGGGAAGGGAGCCGGGGGCTCACGCTTCAGGCATAGCCAgggggacacagcagggacagggagggtTTACCCGTGGGCACATCCCCAAGGTCCCCCACCGTCCCCATAAGCCATCTCCCCCCAACCCAGCACCCTCACCCCAGGGAAACCCACCCACCACCGTACCTTGCgtgatgaagaggaggaagagaagcacCGTTTTAAGCCCTGCCGCCATCTTCTCTCTGCATCCACACCCGAACTGCGGGGTGGAAGCCCTCCTCACCAGGCACCTGCTCACCCCTCACCAGGCAGTGGCTCACCGAGGGCCCCCCGGAGactgcagccccctgccaccGTCCGTAAACCCGGGGCTGGTGGggctctgcagaaaaggggATGGTGGGGCGGCGGCACGGCTGGGAGATGGCGCAAACCCACCACGGTTCCTGTGTCGCTTCCTGGTTCTTCGGCGCTAGTCACTTGCTCAGGGCTTTCAAAACCCCAAGGCTTTGCAGGGTTTCGAACGCCTCCCCATGGGCGGCCAtcgagagcaggcagcagccccgaGCCTCCCTAGGGACACCATGCACAGCACCCCCTGGGCCCCCAACTCCCCCACCAGCGTCACCCCGCCATCCTGATGGCAAACGAAACGCAGACCCCAGGCGTCACATCTCCCCTTTACAGCTGCTGTAGCCAACCCACAGGGTTCCCATTTCTCCACCTGCAAACCCAGATCTGTGTCCTCACCGAGGTCTGGCCCCCCGGGACGTGCCAcggagcagccccagctcgAGCAGGGACCACCGGCAGCAGCCTTCAGGGTGTCCCCGTGACCCCGGCTCACAGGCAATCAGTGCAGGTGGGAAGGAGACGGGAGGGATGACTTGCTGATGCTAAAGCACCTGCTGTAGCCCCAGCGCGCTGGCCTCCAACCAGGGCAGAGGCTTAAAAGGAAGGATTTTAATTACGGCCTGGATTCCTTCCTGAGAGACAACATTTCAGGGTCTTTGTTCGGCGCCAGCGGAGGGATGCGCAGCGCAGCAAAGCTAGCACAGCCCCCACGTCAGCAGCAAACAGCCACCGGCGTCTTCCCACACGCCGCCCCGGCCGTGAGCGAGCAGTACGGGGGCTGACCCTGGCCATGAACAAAGGGCGACGGCAGCACCCGCTGAGCCCTGACCCAGTTTAATTTCAGCCTTGAGCGGTCCCCGTCCATCAGGGAGGAGATCTGATGTCAGCACGGGGAGACCTTAGTACGAGCATGCCAGCAGCCATGCAGTGGTGTTGTGGCTGGATCACTGGCACCGATCTGGTGGCACCGCAGTGCTGAGCACCTGCCGGCTTGTTCCTGCACCCCATTACACCGTGCTGATAGAAAACAGCGGagacaggaaagcaaacttccctGGCAGGGCGCAAAGTGCTGCCTCAGCGCTTGCAGCAAGCACTGCAAATTATCTCCAATATGCAAAAGCAGGTCGTTAGCATAAATTACAGCACCATGATGGAGCGTGGCTTCTGCGGGAGCCCGACGTGCTGGTGGAtgcagcagcccccaggctccGTGCTGtcattttcagatgtttccGCTCATCAGGAGCGCCGGGACCCAGCGTTTCGGGCTGCAAAGGGCTGAGATGTGGCTCCTGCTTTAGCTCCCGCTCCCAGGCAGTGGCCACAGCCCAGCAAGGACTGCCACTGCATCCCCAGCGTCTGCACCAAAGGATTTCCATACCCTCCATCATGCCTGAACTTTTCCCACTGAATT from Pelecanus crispus isolate bPelCri1 chromosome 22, bPelCri1.pri, whole genome shotgun sequence includes:
- the LOC104037752 gene encoding CD48 antigen-like yields the protein MAAGLKTVLLFLLFITQAWAQQSPSSTVNGTVHGVVYLSPSVQNQTSYPRMHWRHNDLTKIAIREGGQHVEYPSNIYKGRLELFSNNTLKISNLQKSDSGRYYVYLEDEKGNEHIENILLKVYDLVPKPTVSAKVVKKDLQGCKTILKCSVEVEDVTYEWISPQKLLLEHVHASELSVSSPLTGTYTCKVSNPVSSNSALLLYKQPCSWTGESSAAASCATTSVLVALGHLLLLFFLCC